Proteins encoded within one genomic window of Polynucleobacter duraquae:
- a CDS encoding M23 family metallopeptidase, whose protein sequence is MKKIAGHLPYLLRKVFKVAGLCLVVLASSAQAQQASQTTKASKTPQIKQKAVSPSNKQAGIQLKENSLNRSTKSMDLNPELFKRIESTQSNESGANLDYRVQRGCLRRSFNEENLPANLGLENREFNDFFKSQTKGFFDRMRGDCIPYALALGSRNRFESLSVMNGPIQDAKTEIWTFTPSVAGNFLIQQDYLRDESKRFTEIQLPLSAVLYDPKKVGDKLPVELVWELNSIIKQIYPEENNSLENTNSIVRLIVDFGDKERWAQIWAVEIIEPSSSEVFASAFWVERNDIPGGFYTSSGESIERTFWTNPLSYRRISRGVGSVRASSKRAAPPKNGSAVVAAPKQRYRTHMGIDYSAPTGTPIFSVATGKVVHLGYSGAFGNLIILEHPGNYRTYYAHLSGYNTELEVGNEVRRGLEIGYVGSTGRSTGPHLHFELRKDGVYVDPYAVKTQLDLWNMRDSDSGLLTREILLLGTPLIN, encoded by the coding sequence GTGAAAAAAATAGCCGGCCATTTACCTTACTTATTGAGAAAAGTCTTCAAGGTTGCCGGACTCTGTCTAGTAGTGCTTGCCTCAAGCGCACAAGCACAGCAAGCCAGTCAAACTACCAAGGCCAGCAAAACCCCTCAGATAAAACAGAAAGCGGTGAGTCCTAGCAATAAGCAGGCTGGTATTCAGCTGAAAGAAAATTCACTCAATCGCTCCACCAAAAGCATGGACTTAAATCCTGAGTTATTTAAACGGATTGAGAGCACGCAGAGCAATGAAAGTGGTGCAAATCTAGACTATCGCGTCCAGCGTGGCTGTCTACGTCGTAGCTTTAACGAGGAGAATCTTCCAGCTAATCTAGGTTTAGAAAACCGAGAATTCAATGATTTCTTCAAATCTCAAACTAAAGGGTTCTTTGATCGAATGCGGGGTGATTGCATCCCTTATGCATTAGCTCTAGGTAGCCGCAACCGCTTCGAATCCTTGAGTGTCATGAATGGCCCGATACAGGATGCCAAGACTGAGATTTGGACTTTTACGCCATCAGTAGCGGGTAACTTCTTAATTCAGCAGGACTACCTTAGAGATGAATCCAAGCGCTTTACGGAAATCCAATTACCTCTGAGTGCTGTTTTATATGATCCCAAAAAAGTGGGCGATAAATTACCCGTTGAATTAGTTTGGGAACTGAACTCCATCATTAAGCAAATTTATCCCGAGGAAAATAATTCACTTGAAAATACCAATAGTATTGTTCGTCTAATTGTGGATTTTGGCGACAAGGAACGTTGGGCTCAAATTTGGGCGGTAGAAATCATTGAGCCGTCCTCTAGTGAAGTATTTGCCAGCGCTTTTTGGGTTGAAAGAAATGATATCCCTGGAGGCTTTTATACCTCTAGCGGAGAATCGATTGAGCGTACTTTCTGGACGAATCCCCTGAGCTATCGACGCATCTCGCGCGGAGTTGGCAGTGTAAGAGCATCAAGCAAAAGAGCTGCGCCACCAAAGAACGGTAGCGCTGTTGTCGCTGCTCCCAAGCAGAGATATCGCACCCACATGGGAATTGATTATTCGGCACCCACTGGGACGCCCATCTTTAGCGTAGCTACAGGCAAGGTAGTACATTTGGGCTATAGCGGCGCCTTTGGTAACCTGATCATTCTTGAGCATCCTGGAAACTATCGCACCTACTATGCCCACTTGAGCGGCTACAACACCGAACTAGAAGTGGGTAATGAAGTTCGGCGTGGCCTAGAGATTGGCTATGTCGGATCTACTGGACGCTCCACCGGTCCTCACCTCCATTTTGAATTAAGAAAAGATGGGGTCTATGTTGATCCCTATGCAGTAAAAACTCAGCTAGATTTATGGAATATGCGTGATAGTGATAGTGGATTACTTACTCGAGAAATTCTCTTGCTGGGTACGCCGCTAATTAATTAG
- a CDS encoding 2-hydroxyacid dehydrogenase, translating into MIPVNSVLQVGQFPEVMQAVIDQRITPVRLLDPNSPIPAGSFTSILIRSNTKLPVALLEQLPQVRMVATCGVGYDNLPLAYLKTHAIAASNTPGVLNDAVCELAIGMLFGLLRRIPQAHTFVQSAAWKNGLFTVTTTLAGKRVGIAGMGRIGQDLAKRLEPFKVKLAYTGPTQKDLPYDFYPDITALAQVSDVLFLTCPASPETDKMINAIVLDALGPQGYLINIARGSVVDEAALLVALQQKRIAGAALDVFENEPNPNGGFLNIDNVLLTPHIGSATSETRQLMTNLAINNLEAFYNQQPLLTEVQN; encoded by the coding sequence ATGATCCCAGTCAATTCAGTACTGCAGGTCGGGCAATTTCCAGAGGTAATGCAAGCAGTCATTGACCAGCGCATCACACCTGTCCGCCTTCTTGACCCAAATTCTCCAATACCGGCAGGCTCGTTTACGAGCATCTTGATTCGCTCCAATACCAAATTACCTGTTGCGCTACTAGAGCAGCTGCCTCAAGTACGTATGGTGGCCACCTGCGGTGTTGGCTATGACAACCTCCCTCTTGCTTACCTCAAGACTCACGCTATTGCTGCCAGCAATACCCCAGGGGTATTAAATGATGCTGTCTGCGAATTGGCCATTGGTATGTTGTTTGGCTTATTGCGCCGTATTCCACAAGCACATACTTTTGTGCAAAGCGCAGCCTGGAAAAATGGTCTTTTTACAGTGACTACCACCTTGGCCGGTAAACGCGTTGGTATCGCCGGGATGGGGCGAATTGGACAGGATCTGGCAAAACGGCTTGAGCCCTTTAAAGTCAAGCTAGCCTATACCGGCCCCACTCAAAAAGACTTGCCCTATGATTTCTATCCAGATATCACTGCTCTGGCACAGGTATCTGACGTCTTATTTCTGACCTGCCCTGCCAGCCCAGAAACAGACAAAATGATCAACGCTATAGTCTTAGATGCTTTAGGACCTCAGGGCTACCTGATTAATATTGCCCGGGGAAGTGTGGTCGATGAGGCTGCACTTTTAGTTGCACTGCAGCAAAAAAGGATTGCCGGTGCGGCATTAGATGTATTTGAAAATGAGCCCAATCCGAATGGGGGCTTCTTAAATATCGATAATGTCCTACTTACACCGCATATTGGCAGTGCTACCTCCGAAACGCGACAATTAATGACAAATTTAGCAATAAATAATTTAGAAGCTTTTTATAATCAACAGCCACTTCTCACCGAAGTTCAAAATTAA
- a CDS encoding SulP family inorganic anion transporter, producing MHFFHPKLLDSLKSYNGTLFSKDILAGITVGVVALPLAMAFAIASGLKPEAGIFTAIIAGGLISILGGSRVQIGGPAGAFIVIVYGIVENYGLANLLLATVMSGVFLFLMGLFRLGTLIRFIPIAVIIGFTNGIAVLIGMSQVKEFFGLQITKMPAEFFQAVQTLYAAADTVNPIALILSIGTLTLLITWRIFQKQLGYLSYLPGTVIAMAMATIVTSAFNLPVDTIGSRFGGIPSGLPSFEWIPISWSTAQFVIAPAITLALLGAIESLLCARIADGLIHDRHESNQELMAQGVANVVTPFFGGMPATGTIARTVTNIQSGGSTPIAGVVHSATLLVIILFGAPLAKNIPLASLAAILMFVAWNMGEWKKFADLKQFRLPYRLTMLSVFFLTIVLDLTVAIQVGLLLAFITFIYRISSLSRYEPVNLIDFPELKQYQGTISAFRIYGAIFFGAVKILENIENELPSKVLILDLKNVIYIDVSGMDAVLELEAVCKNRNIKLMICGLAHQPYEMASRGGLLERLPIDCIHPDLQQGIARAIS from the coding sequence ATGCATTTTTTCCACCCCAAACTACTCGACTCTCTTAAGAGCTATAACGGCACTCTTTTCAGTAAAGATATATTGGCAGGCATTACGGTTGGGGTAGTCGCACTACCTTTAGCTATGGCATTTGCGATTGCTAGTGGACTTAAACCAGAAGCAGGTATTTTTACCGCCATCATTGCTGGTGGCTTAATTTCTATCTTGGGCGGCAGTCGTGTGCAAATTGGTGGGCCAGCTGGTGCATTCATCGTCATCGTTTACGGCATTGTTGAGAACTATGGCCTTGCTAATTTACTTCTAGCAACTGTCATGTCTGGAGTATTTTTATTTCTAATGGGGCTCTTTCGGCTGGGGACATTAATTCGTTTTATACCAATAGCAGTCATTATTGGTTTTACCAACGGTATCGCCGTGCTGATTGGAATGTCTCAAGTAAAAGAATTTTTTGGTCTTCAAATTACCAAAATGCCTGCTGAGTTTTTTCAAGCAGTTCAAACTCTATATGCTGCTGCCGACACTGTTAACCCTATCGCCCTCATTTTATCGATCGGAACGCTCACCCTGCTAATTACTTGGCGGATCTTTCAAAAACAGCTTGGTTATCTTAGCTACCTTCCGGGAACAGTCATCGCCATGGCTATGGCCACGATCGTGACGAGTGCATTTAATCTTCCAGTAGATACCATCGGCAGTCGTTTTGGCGGCATCCCTTCAGGTCTACCCAGCTTTGAATGGATCCCCATTAGCTGGAGTACCGCTCAATTTGTCATTGCACCTGCCATTACTCTCGCCCTACTTGGGGCGATTGAGTCACTACTATGCGCCCGAATTGCTGATGGACTGATTCATGATCGTCATGAGTCCAATCAAGAGCTGATGGCTCAGGGTGTTGCCAATGTAGTTACCCCGTTCTTTGGTGGCATGCCAGCCACAGGAACCATTGCTAGAACGGTGACCAATATACAAAGCGGAGGAAGCACCCCAATTGCCGGGGTCGTTCACTCGGCAACCTTGCTGGTGATTATTCTATTTGGAGCTCCGCTAGCGAAAAATATTCCTCTAGCTAGCCTAGCTGCGATCCTGATGTTTGTTGCTTGGAATATGGGTGAATGGAAAAAGTTTGCAGACCTCAAGCAATTTCGCCTACCTTATCGCTTAACTATGTTGAGTGTATTTTTTCTGACGATCGTGTTAGACCTCACTGTCGCAATACAAGTGGGCTTATTGCTGGCATTTATTACTTTCATCTACCGTATCTCAAGTTTGTCACGCTATGAGCCAGTCAATCTGATTGATTTTCCAGAGCTCAAGCAGTATCAGGGGACTATTTCTGCTTTCAGAATTTATGGTGCCATCTTTTTCGGTGCAGTCAAAATTCTGGAAAATATTGAAAATGAACTACCCTCAAAAGTATTGATACTTGATCTTAAGAATGTGATCTACATCGACGTCTCCGGAATGGATGCTGTACTTGAACTCGAAGCGGTTTGCAAAAATCGGAATATTAAGCTCATGATTTGTGGACTAGCTCATCAACCCTACGAGATGGCCTCAAGAGGAGGTCTATTGGAGCGCCTGCCTATCGATTGCATTCACCCAGATCTGCAGCAAGGCATTGCTCGGGCAATCAGTTAA
- a CDS encoding mandelate racemase/muconate lactonizing enzyme family protein, translated as MPIIESVSVAAVAVPLDKVTSFSTRTVSERHYCLVKVRGKDGNEGIGFCYVGSAGGDIAKIAVEQLLAPKLIGQNSHRSEGLWMDMYNESILQGRAGAVMRGISILDTALWDLNARAAKLPLHQYLGSVVDDRVPAYASGGYYLDGKTPAMLGKEMESYVKQGFKAVKMKVGRLSPREEEARVKAARKAVGDDVLLTLDANNAWRDLPTALEYVRRFEAYNPYWIEEPFSPDAIDLHAALARQTKINVATGEMEAGRWRFRELIEAGGVAILQSDAAVCGGITEWRRISAYADLKGVIVCPHWMHDLHAPLVAATPNARFVEFFLDDQVLNFRRLINKQLTFKNGDLILHKTPGLGFEFDETAIKKYAGKTAWTKIV; from the coding sequence ATGCCGATTATTGAGTCTGTGTCAGTTGCTGCTGTAGCGGTGCCTCTAGATAAGGTCACCTCCTTTTCCACTCGAACGGTTTCAGAGCGGCACTATTGCCTGGTTAAAGTTCGAGGTAAGGATGGCAATGAGGGTATTGGATTTTGCTATGTCGGCAGTGCGGGTGGAGATATTGCCAAGATTGCCGTTGAGCAATTGCTAGCCCCAAAACTGATTGGTCAAAATAGTCATCGCAGCGAAGGTCTGTGGATGGATATGTACAACGAGTCTATTTTGCAAGGGCGCGCCGGTGCAGTGATGCGCGGTATCTCAATCCTCGATACTGCCCTTTGGGACTTAAATGCCCGTGCTGCTAAATTGCCTCTCCACCAATACTTAGGATCAGTCGTAGATGATCGCGTTCCAGCTTATGCCAGCGGTGGCTACTACCTTGATGGTAAAACACCCGCCATGTTGGGTAAGGAAATGGAGTCCTACGTAAAGCAGGGCTTTAAGGCCGTCAAAATGAAAGTGGGGCGACTATCCCCAAGAGAAGAAGAGGCGAGGGTTAAGGCTGCTCGTAAGGCTGTAGGTGACGATGTTTTGCTGACCCTAGATGCTAACAATGCCTGGCGCGATCTGCCGACTGCCCTTGAGTATGTTCGTCGCTTTGAGGCTTACAACCCCTATTGGATCGAAGAGCCATTTTCTCCGGATGCTATCGATCTGCATGCGGCCCTAGCTCGTCAGACCAAGATCAACGTTGCTACAGGTGAGATGGAGGCTGGACGCTGGCGTTTTAGGGAGTTAATTGAAGCTGGTGGTGTCGCTATTTTGCAGTCTGATGCAGCAGTCTGTGGCGGTATCACGGAGTGGCGTCGTATATCTGCTTATGCGGATTTAAAGGGTGTGATTGTTTGCCCACATTGGATGCATGATCTGCATGCCCCCTTAGTGGCAGCAACGCCAAATGCGCGTTTTGTGGAATTCTTCTTGGATGATCAGGTCTTAAACTTCCGTCGATTAATTAATAAGCAGCTCACCTTCAAGAATGGCGATTTAATCTTGCATAAGACACCAGGCTTAGGATTTGAGTTTGATGAAACTGCAATCAAAAAATATGCTGGTAAGACCGCTTGGACGAAGATTGTTTAA
- a CDS encoding sulfite exporter TauE/SafE family protein has product MLTASLVLAVFLGALVSGWHCALMCGGIAAAVERQGNSSGVTYAPLQSKSELFYLQLIMHAGRLMTYVLLGALAAWAGAALWQQNIVPIQRPLFAMTSLLLLLMSLRLLRPRSNASPLLGKWLGARMATYWAQYLGSFTGPSSRWFSGMVWGLVPCGLVYSVLPLAFLSGDVLTGAALMLAFGLGTLPNLLLISKFSAALAQLSQYAVVRYIASGLLLSAALFGLYRAWYLPEALLKGGFCIS; this is encoded by the coding sequence ATGCTGACCGCCAGTCTCGTGTTGGCTGTCTTCTTGGGCGCTCTAGTCAGTGGGTGGCATTGCGCTTTGATGTGTGGCGGTATTGCTGCTGCAGTTGAGCGTCAAGGTAACTCTAGTGGAGTGACTTATGCTCCATTGCAAAGTAAGTCTGAGCTGTTTTATCTTCAGCTCATCATGCACGCTGGGCGTTTGATGACCTATGTTTTGCTCGGCGCCTTGGCTGCTTGGGCTGGTGCAGCTCTTTGGCAGCAAAATATAGTGCCTATTCAGCGCCCTTTGTTTGCCATGACATCACTCCTTTTATTGCTAATGAGTTTACGTCTTTTGCGCCCCAGATCTAATGCTTCTCCATTGCTTGGGAAGTGGCTAGGGGCACGCATGGCTACTTATTGGGCTCAATATTTAGGAAGTTTCACAGGCCCTTCATCCCGCTGGTTTAGTGGAATGGTATGGGGTCTTGTTCCTTGTGGTTTGGTCTACAGTGTTTTACCGCTCGCCTTTTTATCGGGGGATGTCTTAACAGGTGCAGCGCTAATGCTGGCGTTTGGTTTAGGCACCTTACCTAATCTATTACTGATTTCAAAGTTTTCAGCAGCTTTGGCGCAACTGAGTCAATATGCTGTCGTGAGATACATTGCTTCAGGCCTTTTGTTATCAGCTGCACTATTTGGTCTTTATCGCGCTTGGTATTTGCCAGAAGCTTTGCTTAAAGGCGGTTTCTGTATCAGCTAA
- a CDS encoding DUF2177 family protein, giving the protein MLKYFAVYFSFLITLIIIDLIWLLGIARNLYRDEMGSLMASEPKLWAGLAFYLLYALGASIFVIFPAISKQSWIYAAQYGALFGFFCYMTYDLTNLAVIRDFPMRLAFVDIVWGSAVTALSATIAYWVGNRIA; this is encoded by the coding sequence TTGCTCAAGTACTTTGCAGTGTATTTTTCGTTTCTCATCACACTAATCATCATTGATTTAATTTGGCTTCTGGGTATTGCCAGGAATCTCTATCGCGATGAAATGGGTTCACTCATGGCTAGTGAGCCAAAATTGTGGGCAGGGCTAGCTTTTTATCTCTTATATGCGCTTGGGGCATCTATCTTCGTCATTTTCCCAGCAATTTCAAAACAGTCCTGGATTTACGCAGCGCAGTATGGTGCCCTGTTTGGGTTCTTTTGTTATATGACTTACGACCTAACCAATCTTGCAGTGATTCGCGACTTTCCCATGCGCTTGGCATTTGTAGACATTGTCTGGGGATCTGCTGTTACCGCACTATCCGCGACCATCGCCTACTGGGTTGGCAATCGGATCGCTTAA
- a CDS encoding universal stress protein, translating into MFKHLLVPVDGSDVSKKSLKKVAELAKADKAVVTLVYVSDPMPPMVYSDSSMGYGISQKDHKKVCEAYATDVLKKAALVLGASVKANTLHIPNSNLSEGILDGAKKSKADVIVMASHKRTGIKSILLGSETHEVIVHSKIPVLVLG; encoded by the coding sequence ATGTTCAAACATTTATTAGTACCAGTTGATGGTTCAGACGTGAGCAAAAAGTCTTTAAAAAAGGTAGCTGAGCTTGCAAAGGCTGATAAAGCAGTTGTGACATTAGTTTATGTTTCGGATCCTATGCCCCCGATGGTGTATTCCGATAGTTCTATGGGCTATGGAATTTCTCAAAAGGACCACAAGAAGGTCTGCGAAGCTTATGCAACTGATGTCTTGAAAAAGGCTGCTCTTGTATTGGGTGCTAGCGTAAAAGCAAATACGCTTCATATTCCTAATAGCAATTTATCAGAGGGTATTTTAGATGGTGCTAAGAAATCGAAAGCTGATGTGATTGTGATGGCCTCGCATAAGCGTACTGGTATTAAGAGCATCTTATTGGGTAGTGAAACACACGAGGTGATCGTGCATTCTAAGATACCGGTATTAGTATTGGGTTAA
- a CDS encoding dihydrodipicolinate synthase family protein yields the protein MTISLHPSTLPAVLSPVLTPFKADGSPDAQKLLKQCQWLEANGVGQAIFGTNSEANSMSDPQKMNTLIALIEGGLNPAHMMPGTGATSIDATVHMTKHAVQHKCAGVLMLPPFYYKDITDDGLFAYFSEVIQKVGDTGLQIYIYNIPPVTKINLSLSLLERLHKEYPKTVVGMKDSSGDWAYTESVIKLLAPSGFRVYAGSEVFLMRALRAGGVGCISATANVNPRAIAELAAHWRESDADQRQDVLDQVRSVFAHYQMIAGMKTAVAHYSKDAEWLRVRPPLMQLNADQQAKLLSELQKMNFSMPGL from the coding sequence ATGACCATTTCCCTACACCCTTCAACGCTGCCTGCAGTACTCTCGCCAGTATTGACTCCATTCAAAGCGGATGGCAGTCCAGATGCACAAAAATTACTGAAGCAATGTCAATGGCTTGAAGCTAACGGCGTCGGTCAAGCGATCTTCGGCACGAACTCAGAAGCCAATTCGATGTCAGACCCGCAAAAGATGAACACCTTAATTGCGTTGATTGAAGGCGGCTTGAACCCAGCGCACATGATGCCTGGAACTGGAGCCACCTCCATTGATGCCACCGTGCATATGACTAAACATGCAGTGCAACACAAGTGTGCTGGCGTGTTGATGTTGCCACCGTTCTACTACAAAGATATTACTGATGATGGCCTCTTCGCCTACTTCTCAGAGGTAATCCAAAAAGTGGGTGATACAGGATTGCAGATTTATATCTACAACATTCCACCCGTCACGAAGATTAATCTGAGTCTTTCTTTATTGGAGCGCCTTCATAAGGAGTACCCAAAGACAGTTGTTGGCATGAAAGACAGCTCTGGAGACTGGGCGTATACAGAATCCGTCATTAAGCTCTTGGCACCATCGGGTTTTCGCGTATACGCTGGCAGCGAAGTATTTCTCATGCGTGCCCTGCGGGCAGGTGGGGTCGGCTGTATCTCCGCAACGGCTAACGTAAACCCTAGGGCTATCGCTGAATTAGCCGCGCATTGGAGAGAATCTGATGCAGATCAACGTCAAGATGTCCTAGATCAAGTACGTTCAGTATTTGCTCATTATCAAATGATTGCTGGCATGAAAACTGCCGTTGCACACTACAGTAAAGATGCTGAATGGTTACGCGTACGTCCACCACTCATGCAACTGAACGCAGATCAACAAGCAAAGTTATTGAGTGAGCTACAAAAAATGAATTTCAGCATGCCAGGCCTTTAA
- a CDS encoding TRAP transporter permease, which produces MNQNVIDNETQEKLDAFIKQEEGDSNDYKGLLAIFITLVAIGMSLFHLYAAYSIVPTHQLRVVHVALVLFLVFLSFPIAARFKNKLMFWDVLFAIGSVAIAYYILAGGDELMDRNTAPNSTDVMVGIALILLILEGVRRTNGMVLVTVTVLFLLYAFFGNYLPAPWTHKGYDLDRLVGYMFMSLEGIYGTAVDVSATLIILFTIFGAFLQFTGAGKFFIDFSFAAMGGKSSGVGRTIVLSSFLMGGPSGSGVATTVTVGSVAAPMLEKVGYEKNAAGGLLAAGGLGAIISPPVLGAAAFLIADFLKISYLDVLLMATIPTILFYLGLFVMVEIDVRKYGMKNIHFPSAESAWSLTKKYWFHFFSLISIVVFMMFGFSPVMSVFWATVVSALSSMLREDTAIIPWAWFKGKQPILSGLYKSSLSKALSSGSTGVLAIAATCAGAGLIVGTVTLTGLGLKFSSIVIQYAGGSLLLTAIFTALIVWIVGLAVPVTASYIICAVIAAPALINLGVPAFAAHMFIFYYAVLSEVSPPTALSPFAAAAICKGNPYRTTLQTWKYVAPAILVPFMFVLDKSGVSLLLMGSTSALEQADWTQIAWISFTAVVGIICLAGGLQGWFIEKTKVFERVIMVISGVALAYPSTEADLIGFIGFALVLITQLITHYKLNPKST; this is translated from the coding sequence ATGAATCAAAATGTAATTGATAACGAAACCCAAGAAAAATTAGATGCCTTCATTAAGCAAGAAGAGGGTGATTCTAATGACTACAAAGGTCTGCTGGCCATATTCATTACGCTGGTGGCAATAGGTATGTCTTTGTTTCATTTATATGCTGCCTACTCGATCGTTCCAACACATCAGCTCAGAGTTGTCCACGTTGCCCTAGTCTTGTTTTTAGTGTTCTTAAGCTTTCCTATTGCCGCTCGCTTTAAAAATAAGTTGATGTTTTGGGATGTTTTATTTGCCATAGGCTCAGTTGCCATCGCCTATTACATTCTGGCCGGCGGCGATGAACTCATGGACAGAAATACTGCTCCAAATTCTACTGACGTCATGGTTGGTATTGCTCTGATCCTACTTATCCTAGAGGGCGTGAGAAGAACCAATGGCATGGTGCTCGTCACCGTTACAGTACTTTTCTTGCTGTATGCCTTCTTTGGCAACTACCTGCCCGCCCCATGGACTCACAAAGGCTATGACTTAGATCGGCTTGTCGGTTATATGTTCATGAGTCTAGAAGGTATCTATGGCACTGCAGTCGACGTTTCCGCAACCCTGATTATTCTTTTCACTATCTTTGGTGCCTTTTTACAATTTACTGGCGCAGGAAAATTCTTCATTGACTTCTCTTTTGCCGCAATGGGTGGCAAATCATCTGGTGTAGGCAGAACCATTGTCTTGTCCTCCTTCCTGATGGGTGGCCCATCAGGATCCGGTGTGGCGACTACCGTTACGGTCGGCTCTGTAGCTGCGCCTATGCTTGAAAAAGTCGGTTACGAAAAAAATGCTGCGGGTGGTCTTTTGGCCGCAGGTGGACTTGGCGCGATCATCTCACCACCAGTATTAGGAGCGGCCGCCTTTCTGATTGCCGACTTCCTCAAAATCTCCTACTTAGATGTGTTGCTCATGGCAACTATCCCCACGATTCTGTTCTACCTTGGCTTGTTTGTCATGGTTGAAATCGATGTGCGTAAGTACGGCATGAAAAATATTCACTTTCCATCCGCAGAAAGCGCTTGGAGTTTAACTAAAAAATATTGGTTTCATTTTTTCTCTTTGATTTCTATCGTAGTGTTTATGATGTTTGGTTTCTCGCCAGTGATGTCAGTCTTTTGGGCTACCGTTGTGTCTGCACTGTCTAGTATGTTGCGTGAAGATACCGCAATCATTCCATGGGCCTGGTTTAAAGGTAAACAACCCATACTCTCCGGTCTTTATAAATCTAGTTTATCGAAGGCACTCTCTTCTGGTTCTACGGGCGTATTAGCGATTGCAGCAACGTGCGCGGGTGCAGGTCTCATCGTTGGCACTGTTACCCTCACTGGCCTTGGTCTCAAATTTAGCTCCATCGTGATTCAATATGCGGGAGGCTCATTGCTGCTAACGGCCATCTTTACAGCATTAATTGTTTGGATCGTCGGCCTCGCGGTACCAGTAACTGCCTCTTATATTATTTGCGCTGTGATCGCTGCGCCGGCACTGATTAACTTAGGTGTGCCTGCATTTGCCGCGCACATGTTCATCTTCTATTACGCTGTACTTTCAGAGGTGTCGCCCCCAACCGCTTTATCTCCATTTGCTGCAGCCGCAATTTGTAAAGGCAATCCTTATAGAACTACTTTACAAACCTGGAAGTACGTTGCCCCAGCCATTTTGGTGCCATTTATGTTTGTCCTCGATAAATCAGGTGTGAGCTTACTCCTGATGGGATCTACCAGCGCTTTAGAGCAGGCCGACTGGACGCAAATTGCATGGATTTCATTTACAGCTGTAGTTGGCATCATTTGTTTGGCCGGCGGCTTGCAGGGTTGGTTTATTGAAAAAACCAAAGTATTTGAGCGCGTCATCATGGTGATCTCCGGAGTGGCTTTAGCCTACCCCTCCACCGAGGCCGATCTCATTGGTTTTATTGGGTTTGCTTTGGTACTCATTACCCAACTCATTACTCACTACAAACTCAATCCCAAATCTACCTAA
- a CDS encoding TAXI family TRAP transporter solute-binding subunit, whose translation MKLIKVIAVSITMLFGAAQAQNISIATGGTGGVYYPMGGGLASVLSKHVPGMSATAEVTGGSVDNLKLVGTGKPYVGFSMADAAKDAKDGEDKFKDKPIDLRNLLILYPNLMHVATVESTGIKTMKDLKGKRVSTGSPGSATEVMAFRLLEAAGLDKDKDVKRERLSVAESVNAVKDRKIDAFFWVGGLPTAAVTDLANSPSMKIVMVDTSAEVPAMNKKYGNLYFPSVITKQTYSGMEKDNNVAAVANLLVVNASMSEAEAYKIVKAIFDNQLELVRSHAEYRNIKLENQKANASPITYHPGALKYFKEKGIKVN comes from the coding sequence ATGAAGCTAATCAAAGTAATTGCCGTATCTATCACTATGTTGTTCGGTGCTGCACAAGCACAAAATATTTCCATCGCAACCGGCGGCACTGGTGGCGTTTACTATCCAATGGGTGGAGGCTTAGCCTCAGTCTTATCCAAGCACGTACCAGGAATGTCAGCCACTGCTGAAGTGACAGGTGGCTCGGTTGATAACTTAAAACTCGTTGGTACCGGTAAACCTTATGTTGGTTTCTCAATGGCTGATGCTGCTAAAGATGCTAAAGATGGTGAGGATAAATTCAAGGACAAGCCAATCGATTTACGCAACTTACTCATACTCTATCCAAACCTCATGCACGTTGCTACCGTCGAATCTACTGGCATTAAGACCATGAAAGATCTCAAAGGTAAGCGCGTTAGCACAGGCTCACCAGGAAGCGCTACTGAAGTGATGGCTTTTCGCCTGTTAGAGGCTGCAGGGCTGGATAAAGACAAAGACGTCAAGCGTGAGCGCTTGAGCGTTGCCGAGTCTGTCAATGCAGTAAAAGACCGCAAGATTGATGCCTTCTTTTGGGTAGGCGGATTACCAACTGCAGCCGTTACTGATTTGGCAAACAGTCCTAGCATGAAAATTGTCATGGTAGACACTTCTGCTGAAGTTCCCGCTATGAATAAAAAATATGGCAATTTGTACTTCCCATCCGTAATCACAAAGCAGACTTATAGCGGGATGGAAAAAGATAACAATGTTGCAGCAGTTGCCAATCTTTTAGTTGTGAATGCTTCTATGTCTGAAGCAGAGGCATACAAAATTGTTAAAGCAATTTTTGATAATCAGCTTGAACTGGTCCGCTCACATGCTGAGTACAGAAATATCAAGCTAGAGAACCAAAAAGCAAATGCCTCGCCGATTACTTATCATCCAGGCGCTTTAAAGTACTTTAAAGAAAAAGGTATCAAAGTAAACTAA